In Chiroxiphia lanceolata isolate bChiLan1 chromosome 2, bChiLan1.pri, whole genome shotgun sequence, a single genomic region encodes these proteins:
- the CHODL gene encoding LOW QUALITY PROTEIN: chondrolectin (The sequence of the model RefSeq protein was modified relative to this genomic sequence to represent the inferred CDS: inserted 1 base in 1 codon), with amino-acid sequence MGAAAGLGLAAVLAAAALCGPGALAGRVLSGQKVCYGAFKRSCYKLAYFQDLSRRVGFQEARQACEMDGGALLSLESEAEQQLIENMLQNLTKSGSGISDGDFWIGLWRSGDGLATSSVCPDLYQWADGSISPFRNWYTDEPSCGSEACVVMYHQPTANPGLGGPYLYQWNDDRCNMKHNFICKYAPDYVLEKELGDRAEPDYDTIPTVPAXNPYDTSKPEDQYHIIATETGIIPNLIYVVIPTIPLLLLILVAFGTCCFQMLHKSKGRTKTSPNQSTLWISKTPRKDSSMEV; translated from the exons ATGGGGGCcgcagcggggctggggctggcggCCGTGCTGGCGGCGGCCGCGCTGTGCGGGCCCGGGGCGCTCGCCGGGCGCGTCCTCAGCG gtcaAAAGGTGTGCTATGGTGCCTTCAAGCGTTCGTGTTACAAGTTAGCCTATTTCCAGGACTTGTCTAGACGTGTGGGCTTTCAGGAGGCCCGCCAGGCTTGTGAGATGGATGGTGGGGCTTTACTGAGCTTGGAAAGTGAAGCTGAGCAGCAACTGATAGAAAACATGTTACAAAACCTCACTAAATCAGGCTCTGGGATTTCTGATGGTGATTTCTGGATCGGGCTCTGGAGGAGTGGTGATGGACTGGCCACGTCAAGTGTTTGCCCTGACCTCTACCAGTGGGCTGATGGAAGTATTTCACCCTTCAG AAATTGGTATACAGATGAGCCTTCCTGTGGAAGTGAAGCCTGTGTGGTGATGTATCATCAGCCAACTGCAAACCCTGGTCTGGGAGGGCCATACCTTTATCAATGGAATGATGATAGATGCAACATGAAGCACAATTTTATCTGCAAATACGCCCCAG ATTATGTCTTAGAAAAAGAATTAGGAGACAGAGCGGAGCCAGATTACG ATACTATTCCAACAGTGCCAG GAAATCCTTATGACACAAGCAAACCAGAAGATCAGTATCACATTATTGCTACTGAAACAG GTATAATTCCGAATCTAATTTATGTCGTAATACCCACTATACCACTACTGCTGTTGATACTGGTGGCTTTTGGGACTTGCTGTTTCCAGATGCTTcataaaag taaaggaagaacaaaaaccAGTCCAAACCAGTCCACACTATGGATTTCAAAGACGCCTAGGAAGGACAGTAGCATGGAGGTATAA